The Paenibacillus pabuli DNA segment TCCGTCCCTTAAACTTGAATTTGGCAAATCCATATGCGGTTAGTGAACCGATATACAGTGACAGTACGGTTGAGGTGCCGGCAATAAAGAGACTGTTCGCGAATCCGCGCCAAATGTTGATTTTGGAGGCCATGTTCAAGTAATTATCCGCTACGAATGGTCCGGGAAGGAATGTAAATGTGGATGCAATGGTCGCATTATTATGCGTGGAGTAGATTATCATCAGATAAAACGGAACGATGCAGATCACAGCCAGGCCTGTTAGGAGCATGTAAATGATAACTTTGCCTAACGTAAGTCGCTTCGTACTGGCATAGTGCTGGATCGCTGCATTCGGTTGTTCGATCGATTTTGCGGTTTGCATGGTACTTCCCCCTCCCTATGAACGGCTCTTCCGACTGGTCATGATGAAGGATACAACGGATAAGAGAATGATGATTACAAACAGGCAGAAAGCGATGGCTGCGCCGTAACCGAAGCGTGTACTTTGGAATGCCACATTGTAGAGATACATAATGCTTGTCATGGCTGCACGGTCCGGGCCACCACTTCCATTCGTGAGCGTGAAAGGCTGGTCAAAAATCTGAATGCCTCCAATGATGGATGTAATCATCTGGAACAGAATGATCGGACGCAGCATCGGAACGATAATATGAATGAAAATGTGCTTTTTCTTCGCCCCATCCATCTGAGCCGCTTCCTGTAGTGCCGGGTCTATTCCCTGAAGGCCTGCAAGGTAGATGACCATCGAATATCCGAAATATTGAAAGAACAGAATGGCTGACACAATAAGTCGCATAAACCACGGGTCATTTTTCCAGTTGATCGGGTCATCGATAATCCCAACCTGAACCAGGAAGTGATTCAGTCCGCCGGACTGCCAGTCAAAGATCAGGCTGACAAGCAAGCCAAGTGATGCAGCCGTAACGATATTAGGGAAAAAATATACGGCTCTGAAGAAGTCTCTTCCCTTAAGCAGCTTATCGTTCAGGATAAAAGCAAGAACAAGAGAGACGGTAAGCTGCGGAACGACAGATACCCCCCAGATAAATAAGGTGTTGAACAGCGTCTTATAGAACAGCGGATCTTGCAGAACGGCAACATAGTTTCCTATTCCAACGAATTCAGGGGTGGTAATGCCATCAAAGTTGGTAAAACTGATGTACAGTGAATACAGAATGGGATAGAGTCCAAAAATGGTGAAGATAATAAAAAATGGAGCGATAAAATAGTAGCCATAATGGTCTTTGCGGATAGATTTGGCAAACATGATGTGTTCCTCCAGTCATCGGATGATTAAAAGGGTTCGTTCTCCTCGGCTATTCCACTTCCAGTTCGGGAAATCTCAATTTAACATCGCGTTTGATTCGCTTCACCGCTTCTTCCTTGGTCTGAATGTCATTATTGAGATACAACTGAAGGACATTTTTATAAATGTCGCTATTAATAATGGAGTCATACTTGGTTCGCTCGTAGACTGGAACCTGTTTGGCTGCCTCGGAGAAAAACTCGAAATGCTTTTGCCCTCCTAAATAAGCTGAAGTCACGGATGGTGCCAGTTGGTCATTCACGACCATGTTGCTTGTAAAATAATCCTGTTCCTTGGCCAGCTCGGACAGAAAGTCGTGGTCAAAGTTATAAAACTCAATAAACTTCCAAGCCGCATCCTTTTTATCACTCTGACTGTACATCGCAATATACGTGCCCCCTGCGCTAAATGAAGACGGACCAGGGGCAAGCCCCCACAAGCCTTCGGTATCCGGCGCATTGGCCTTGAAGGTATATTGCAGAGCCCAGGTTGCTCCAGGGTAGAACATCACTTCCCCCTTTTGCATCGATGCGGCATGTCCCGCACTTCCTTCTTCATATTCCGCTAGTACCTTACGCTGACGAGCTTCCCGCACAAGGTCCAGAACCTCCATATAGGTTGGATCAATGACAAGCTTGCCATCCTTCACCCATGGGATTCCATCATAGGAATTGGATATGGCATTCCAGTTTGCCAGTGCATGCACTTTATTTCCACTCTCCTGCTGCACCCTCTCTCCAATCTCAAATATTTCCTCCCATGTACCGATCTGCTCGCCCACTTTCACGGGGTCATCCGTTCCTAAATATTCTTTGGCCAAATCCCTGCGATAATAGATACCACCCGGTGTACCCTGATACCCAATGGCGCGAATATGGCCTTCACTGTCCTTTTCATTCGCCTGCACAAATGGGTATTGCTCTGGTATTAGCTCATTCGCGTTATATGGAGGTGAAGACAGATTCTCCAGATAAGGTACATCAATCAGCTCTCTGATGTTTGCATTTTCGATCATAAATACATCAGGCGCTTTCGAGGTGGTCTGCAGTGCGGATTTTAATTTGGTAATGTAAAAGTTGCCGGGGATATTGACGAAATTCACCTTGATGTTTGGATACTTTTCTTCGAATTTCTCAATGGCATAACCTGCTTCATCTGTAAAACTCCACACCGTGATTTCTTCCTGCTTAGATGCGTGCTCTCCCTTGGCCTGACAACCGGACACAATCATCACTGCACTTACAAGTGCAATAATCGAGAGATACTTCAATTTAAATTTCTTCATGGGCCCCCTCCTTTATTAAAAGGAAACGCTTACATTTTATTCGAGTATAGTGATTTTGGAGAGGGCTTTCTCCTCAAATATTGTGAATCATCCTTCATATTTTGTGATATGGGTCTGGTGCTTCTTCCTGAATTCAGACGGTGTGCAGTCATTATATTTTTTGAACAGTCGGTTATAGGAGTTCACATTGTTAAATCCATGCCCGATGGCGATATCCAAAATGGAGGTCTGACTAAACAATAATGCCCATTCCGATTTGATAATACGAAAGTGGTTCAGGTACTCCATCAGGGTGACTCCCTTATTTTCCTTAAACAGCTTGCACACATGAAATTTGCTGAATTTAATGTGCTCAGCGACGTGATCCAGCTTGACGGGTTCAGCGTAATGCTCCTCCAGATATTCACAGACGGATTCAAGAAATTCGAATCTTTTGGAAGCGTTACAGGTCTCTTTAGAGGCACATGCCTCCGTCGTTGGTTCCTTGGTGCGCAGCAGGTGGACTATGAGATCATACAGCCTTGCTACCATTAACCATCGGTATCCCGGCTGCTGCTTTTTCTCCTCCTCAGAAATGGCTTCTATATACCGGTCCAGATTCTTCTCATTACAGATGGGCAACGGAATCATTGTTGTTTTATGAAAAAGTTCGCGGAGGTCATGGGATTCATGATCTGCTGCCACATTCCCCGTTAACCATTCCAGCCGAAACAGGATTATCGTTAGATGATCTGTGCCTGGCAAAAAACAGTGTACATCCCCTGGTTTGATCAGTAGAACGTCTCCTTGCGCGAGCTCATAGACCTGGCTGTTCACTCCAATTCTTGCGCGTTCACCATTCACAACGACCAATTCAACCTCTTCATGCCAGTGTGCAGCAAAATTAAACTGTTCACCCGTGTGAATTACCCGGATCGGAAACCCTTCTGTCATATGACCTGTTTCAAGAAACGTTGGAACTCCCATCAGATCACCCTTTCCATATTTTCCAATTTCCAACCCCTAATAATCATATTATGCATGGGGAGCAGGATTCCTTTCGAATCGATCATGAAAATAAATAATTATAAGAAAAAACCGCCAAATCGGCGGCTTAAGAGAGACTATGCACTTGTGATGAAACGGACGGATTGACGTTCCACACATTGAATATCCAAGGTAAATACTGGCTTAACCTGCTCCCCGTTCAATATTTGGATGAGCAAATGTCCGGCAAGCAATCCGGCATCTGTCTTGGGCTGTCGAAACGTTGTTAGCGGGGGAGAAACATATTGTGATATATGGATATCGTCGAATCCAACGACAGATACTTGCTCCGGCACTGAAATGTGATACTCCCGAAATGCTTCCAGACCACCGATTGCCATGTCATCATTTGCAAAAAACACAGCCGAGGGAAGACCACTCTCCATCAGCATCTTGGCAGCATGATAACCACTCTCTTTACAGAATTCTCCACTTAGTCTCCACTCGCTTTTTTCTTCGATGCCGGCTTCGTCCAACGCTCTCAAAAAACCTTCATAACGAAGAAGATTACAATCCGAACTGAATGGTCCATTAATGTAAGCGATAGTACGATGTCCTTGATCGATCAGATATTTTGTTGCCAAATAGCCCCCTTGCTCATCATCCATTCGTACATTTACGATATGTTCATTCTTCAGCTCCCGATCCATAACCACGATTGGAAATTCCTTGGATGCAGCTTCCCTGAGCAATTTATCCGGAATATCCTGCGCGATCACAATGGCTCCGTCTATTCTTTTTTCCCGAATATATCTGTTGGCCGTAGATTTCTCTCCGCCCATCGAACTGCATACAATCAGATCGTAACCATGACTCTTAATGGCTGATTCGATGCCTGGTACGAGATCGGAGAAATACGGACTGGACATATCGTGAACCATCACGCCGATGGTTTGTGTATTTTTACGTTTTAATTCCGAAGCAGGTCCATGCTTCACGTAATTGAGCTGGCTAGCTGCAGCAAGCACCTTCTGCCTGGTCAGTTCACTAACATTGTCTTTCCCATTAATTACACAGGATACGGTAGAACTGGCCACACCAGCCCTCTTGGCTACATCTTTGATGGTTATCATCATAATACTCCTCAACAGACCATTCTCTTTGATTATTCAACAACGCCATAATAAAAATCATTCACTGCATTTTATCACGCCATCTGGCGCATGTCTCCCTCGCCACCTTCCTTTTATAGGGAAAAGTTACTAATTTGTAATTTCTATATGATCAGTACCTATGAAAGTCATCTCATCACATTAAGCCTTTAATCCCCTCTTCCAGAATTCCCATCACCGTTATCGTTTCTTCGTCTTTTATAACTTTATCTTTGCCGTGAATGATAGCCTCATATAGATCATCGTACACACGGGCATAGTCTCCCTTTTCAGAGACCACCTTCTCTTCATGGTACTCACCTTCTTCATCCAGATAGGTCAGCGTTCCATAATGTTGAGGCAAATCCACACCAAAATCGGCATGTCCCTTGGGAAGGTAGAATAATTTCAGATGTTCCTCCTGACGATCCTCCGTCTGTTTGACAAACACTCCGCTTTTACCATATACAACAAAACTCGGCCGTGGTTTTAAACGGAAAAAGCTCGATTTAACGGATACCTTGAGATTTGAATAATAAAAGTCCAGATCAAAGTAATCATTCATTCTGCCAGTACCGAGTAATTGGCGCACATCAGAACGAATCGTGTCCGGTTTTCCGAAATAGGATATGACTTGATCGATCGTGTGCACTCCGTGTCCGTATAAGTAACTGCTGTATGGAGAGAAGTGAGTCGTGCCATTCGGAGTCTCGGGGCGATAGTAATCATAGTGCATCTCCACTTCCAGAAGTTCCCCAAGCTTCCCGGATTCAATGACTTTTTGAGTTGTAAGAAAATCCGAATCATATCTTCTGTTCTGATAACATTGGATAACCAGGTTTTTCTCTTTGGCATATTGAAAGATGGATGCCGCTTCCTCTTTTGTTAACATGAACGGCTTCTCGACAAGCACATGTTTGCCATGGTCGAGAGCCATTTTGGCGTAACTATAATGTGATTCCGTATGCGTACAGATCACAATCAACTGAATCTCTTCATCCTTCATCAGGGTCGAGATATCATTCGTATAGTGAATCCCTGGCACCTTGTCCCAATCCGTCTTGTCCGGATTCCGGGCGTAGATCGTTTTTACGTTTAAGTGTTTCCGATTCAATGAAAAAGGAAGATGATAACGGTTTGTGCTTTTGCCATTCCCAACATAACCGATCGTTAACATGGTTGTCCCTCCTGCTTTTTTCTTTCATTATAGAAGAGGAACGCTGCGCGTAAAGGTTATCCATGCATTATGGTACATTTGACCAAAGTTCAGTTATTATGGCACATTAATATTGGGCAAAATGTTCAATTAATCATCGTTTTAACTCAAAAGAATGATAGAATCCGGGGTGAACCGATTGAAACTGCTGATGCAATTGTCAGAAATGCAGCATTTTACACCTAACGAACAGAGCATTGCATCTTATATTTTGAGTCAGCGGGAACGCATGCTTCACTGCAATATTCAGGAGCTTGCTCAAGTTACATATACATCGCATTCTGCCATAAACCGTCTAACACGCAAACTCGGGATCACAGGTTACAAGGAATTTATCATCACACTTGCCCGTGAATTCCAGCAAAGTACCCAGAATGGTTCCAACCATGTTGATGCCAATTATCCATTTGGTGTCGGTGAATCTACTCTTCAGGTGGCTGCAGAGATTGCCGATTTGATGAAAGAAACGATCTCAAAAAACGCCGCCATTCTGGACGACGGCCTGCTTACCCAAACGGCACTGCTGCTGAACCAAGCAGATCGAATCTTCATCTATGCCTTGGGCGATTCGCAGATCCGGGCCAAAAGCTTTCAAAATAAATTGATTAAAATCAACAAGTATGCTGTCATTGCGACGGAACTCTCCGAGTGGGCGTACCATACCGTTAATGTAACTTCAAGAGACTGCGCCATGTTTCTGACGTATCACGGGAAGTCGTTGAGCTACACGAAGGCGGCACAGCATTTCAAACGTGAAGGTATTCCGTTTGTTACAATAACTGCAACCACCCAGAGTGAGTTGGCAAAATGGAGTACCTTATGTATACAGGTTGCCAACGATGAGGAGAAGTTCGCCAAGATTGGCACCATTTCTTCGCAAATTGCCCTGGAATATGTGTTAAACGTGTTATTCTCCTGCATTTACAATCTGGACTATGCCAAGAATAAACAAACCGCCACAGAGTCTCTCCAGAAATTTGCCCTGAATGACATGATGAATGATATATAAGTAACTAAACATACGTAGAGAACGAGGTGCCCACATTGAAATTCAGTGAATTTGTCGTAGGTCAACGCTACGAAACCAAATCTATTAAACTGTCCAAGACCGATATTGTGGAATTTGCAAAAATATATGATCCGCAGTACATGCATTTGGATGAGGAAAAGGCCAAAAAAGGACGATTCGGCAGCCTGATTGCTTCCGGCATGCAGACGATGAACATCTCCTTCAAACTTTGGATTGAAGTGGGCGTTTACGGAGAGGATGTTGTTGCAGGTACGGGGATGAATCATATCCTGTTCATCAAGCCTGTATTTCCGGATGATGAGCTGCGAGTAGTCGCGGAAGTGATTGAACTGCTCCCAAGACGACGAGGCAATGGCGTTGTTACCGTGCAGCTCACGACCTATAATCAAAATCATCAAAAAGTATTTCAGGCCGAATTAAGCGCATTGATTGATAATTGAGTCAAGACAAGTTCAACCTGTTTCGCAAGGAGTATCGAAAAATGGCTACTTCATGAAATGATAAAAAGGAGCAGTAATACACCATCCCTGTATTACTGCTCCTTTTCTTTGTTTGCACTCGCAACCGGTTGACACCTTACGTAACCTCATGATCCATATTACATCTTCGTTAATTTCGGAATTCCAATACCGCAATTTAGCTTAGATTGATTTTACGAATGACATCCAAAGGCACTTTCGGATCACGCTCTTCATTTAACAAGCCATTAACCTCCTGCTGCACATCCGTGAGCTGAGTATAACAATAACCCGAGATGTAGGGGACCGCTTTGATTGCACCCGTAATTGAACGAAAACGTGCAATGAAGGCTTCAACCGAATCCACCTGATTACCGTATCCCCATCCCTTGTCTGATTGGAAAGCTATGCCGCCAAACTCACTAATGATAATGGGCTGGCCCTTGTAATGGTGTCCTTCGGCATACGCATACTTCCATTGATTGAAGGAGATCTGATTGTTTACGATCCGTTCCTTATCCTGATATTGCTGCTCAAACACCTCGCCCGCCTCCACATAATCATGAAGTGTAAGAATATCCGAAATGGTATGTTCCCAGCCATCATTTGTCACAACCGGACGATAAGGATCAATTGTTTTGGTCAGATGATAGATGGTCTGCGTGAACTGCTGCTGTCTAACATCATGGGCAATGGCTGGAATTCCCCATGATTCATTGAACGGAACCCAGGTAATTACGCTTGGATGGTTGTATTGTTGCGGCACAATCTCCAGCCATTCCTTCGTGAATCGGGTAACCGCCTCGTCATTAAACTCGAACGTCGACGCCATCTCAGACCAGACCAGCATTCCTTTTACATCACACCAATACAAAAAGCGGGGATCTTCCAGTTTCATATGTTTACGGAGACCGTTGTATCCCATCTCAGTTATTCGATCAATATCCAAAATCAAGGCTTCCTCTGAAGGCGCGGTCAGGTGGCTTTCCGGCCAATAGCCTTGATCCAAAATCAGTCGTTGATAGAGCGGACCATTATTCAATTGAATTTGCCCGTTCTCAATCGATATTTTTCGCATGCCGAAATAGGATTGTACACGGTCGATTTCCTGCTCATGTTCATACATAACGAACTCAATGTCATATAGGTTTGGTGATCCCGGAGCCCAGAGCAGCTGCTTCCATGGACCTCCAGCCTCGTGCCGCACATCAATCTCAAGTGTGGCCCATGGTCTGTCAGGTGACAGGCTGACCGTTTGTACATGCTGGCCTTTCAGCTCGATCTGTGTCTCTATACGCAAATGGTTTTTGCCTTCGATTCCGCTCAGTTGAAAATCCAAACGGATCATATGCCGGTCAATATCAGGCGTCATCTTGACTGAATCGATTCTTGTGTCATGAACAAATTCAATCCAGACACCTTTCCATATTCCGGTACTCTGTACATAGAAACATTCAAAGTTCTGATCCACCCAGCGCTGTTTTCCCCTAGGCTGTGCACAGCTCTGACTATCTTCCACTTCGAGTATGATACTGTTCTCCGCACCGTAATGGATGTATGGCGTGATGTCGAAGGAAAATGCAGCATAAGCTCCCTCATGTTCACCCGCAACCGTTCCGTTTACCCAGCATTTTGCGTGATAATCCACCCCTTGAAAGTGTAGAATCGTTCTTTTGCCTTGTGCCTCAGCAGGGATTGTCACCTGTTTGCGATACCAGACCCGCGGATGAAATGTTTCGTCGCCAATGCCGCTTGCTTTGGTTTCGTATGTGAAAGGAACCTGGATGGTGAGCCCTTTCGGGAATTGAGCCTGGTCATACCAACGCTCTTTTACACCCTCTTCTTTGTCGTCAAAGCTAAAATCCCACTCTCCGTTTAAGTCCAGCCATTGTTTGCGAACAAATTGCGGTCTCGGATAATCTTTGATATACGATTTCGTTGTCATTTGTTTCTCTCCGATCTTCACATAGTGGGTATAATTATTACAATAAAAATAAATGATTCAAGCATTAGTTACAATTATGTTGTATTTATACCGGAATTATAGCGAGACCACTCCCTTATGTCAACGCTTTCAAATTGATTTCTATCTATTTTTGCATTAAAAAAGCATTAGATACCGTTTATATGTATCTAATGCTTTCGTTTACTATTTCACGCCAATCGCCAAAAATCATTGCTGCAATGATCTTCGGCGATTGGCGTGTCTACCATGATGAAGTTAGACTCCTAGGAGCTGATATTACGATTCAATCATTTGTTAAACGTTACTCAACTTGCTGTTGTTTGTTCTAGTCTTTGTTGTTCTTGCGTTCGTTTTATTACTATGGTTTGTTTTCCCCGCCTTGGTAAACCACTCGGACTTGGGTTTGCGCGCCGGGTTCGTCTTCGTCTTTGCCGGTTTATTGGTCATGGAATTGTTGGCTGCTGCCTTCGATCCCTTATTGTTTTTTACAAACACAGGAGCACTCGTCATCGGATAAGGATGATCTTTTACTTCCGGAATGCTCTTCTTGATCACCTTCTCAATATCCTTGAGGAACGGCATTTCTTCCTTATCGCAAAAAGAGATTGCCATACCACTATGCCCTGCTCTACCCGTACGACCAATTCGATGTACATAGGTTTCCGGAATATTAGGCAGGTTAAAGTTGATTACATGAGAGAGCTCTTCAACGTCAATTCCTCTTGCCGCAATATCTGTCGCTACCAGCACTCGTGTGACTCCGCTTTTGAAATTGTTCAGCGCTTTTTGTCGATCATTTTGAGACTTATCGCCATGAATAGCTTGAGCAGTAACATTTACCTTCGACAACTCACGTGTAACACGGTCAGCACCGCGCTTCGTGCGGGTAAACACCAATGCCGAAACAATAGATTTATCCTGCAAAA contains these protein-coding regions:
- a CDS encoding carbohydrate ABC transporter permease, translating into MFAKSIRKDHYGYYFIAPFFIIFTIFGLYPILYSLYISFTNFDGITTPEFVGIGNYVAVLQDPLFYKTLFNTLFIWGVSVVPQLTVSLVLAFILNDKLLKGRDFFRAVYFFPNIVTAASLGLLVSLIFDWQSGGLNHFLVQVGIIDDPINWKNDPWFMRLIVSAILFFQYFGYSMVIYLAGLQGIDPALQEAAQMDGAKKKHIFIHIIVPMLRPIILFQMITSIIGGIQIFDQPFTLTNGSGGPDRAAMTSIMYLYNVAFQSTRFGYGAAIAFCLFVIIILLSVVSFIMTSRKSRS
- a CDS encoding ABC transporter substrate-binding protein, with the protein product MKKFKLKYLSIIALVSAVMIVSGCQAKGEHASKQEEITVWSFTDEAGYAIEKFEEKYPNIKVNFVNIPGNFYITKLKSALQTTSKAPDVFMIENANIRELIDVPYLENLSSPPYNANELIPEQYPFVQANEKDSEGHIRAIGYQGTPGGIYYRRDLAKEYLGTDDPVKVGEQIGTWEEIFEIGERVQQESGNKVHALANWNAISNSYDGIPWVKDGKLVIDPTYMEVLDLVREARQRKVLAEYEEGSAGHAASMQKGEVMFYPGATWALQYTFKANAPDTEGLWGLAPGPSSFSAGGTYIAMYSQSDKKDAAWKFIEFYNFDHDFLSELAKEQDYFTSNMVVNDQLAPSVTSAYLGGQKHFEFFSEAAKQVPVYERTKYDSIINSDIYKNVLQLYLNNDIQTKEEAVKRIKRDVKLRFPELEVE
- a CDS encoding helix-turn-helix transcriptional regulator codes for the protein MGVPTFLETGHMTEGFPIRVIHTGEQFNFAAHWHEEVELVVVNGERARIGVNSQVYELAQGDVLLIKPGDVHCFLPGTDHLTIILFRLEWLTGNVAADHESHDLRELFHKTTMIPLPICNEKNLDRYIEAISEEEKKQQPGYRWLMVARLYDLIVHLLRTKEPTTEACASKETCNASKRFEFLESVCEYLEEHYAEPVKLDHVAEHIKFSKFHVCKLFKENKGVTLMEYLNHFRIIKSEWALLFSQTSILDIAIGHGFNNVNSYNRLFKKYNDCTPSEFRKKHQTHITKYEG
- a CDS encoding LacI family DNA-binding transcriptional regulator; this translates as MITIKDVAKRAGVASSTVSCVINGKDNVSELTRQKVLAAASQLNYVKHGPASELKRKNTQTIGVMVHDMSSPYFSDLVPGIESAIKSHGYDLIVCSSMGGEKSTANRYIREKRIDGAIVIAQDIPDKLLREAASKEFPIVVMDRELKNEHIVNVRMDDEQGGYLATKYLIDQGHRTIAYINGPFSSDCNLLRYEGFLRALDEAGIEEKSEWRLSGEFCKESGYHAAKMLMESGLPSAVFFANDDMAIGGLEAFREYHISVPEQVSVVGFDDIHISQYVSPPLTTFRQPKTDAGLLAGHLLIQILNGEQVKPVFTLDIQCVERQSVRFITSA
- a CDS encoding Gfo/Idh/MocA family oxidoreductase, which gives rise to MLTIGYVGNGKSTNRYHLPFSLNRKHLNVKTIYARNPDKTDWDKVPGIHYTNDISTLMKDEEIQLIVICTHTESHYSYAKMALDHGKHVLVEKPFMLTKEEAASIFQYAKEKNLVIQCYQNRRYDSDFLTTQKVIESGKLGELLEVEMHYDYYRPETPNGTTHFSPYSSYLYGHGVHTIDQVISYFGKPDTIRSDVRQLLGTGRMNDYFDLDFYYSNLKVSVKSSFFRLKPRPSFVVYGKSGVFVKQTEDRQEEHLKLFYLPKGHADFGVDLPQHYGTLTYLDEEGEYHEEKVVSEKGDYARVYDDLYEAIIHGKDKVIKDEETITVMGILEEGIKGLM
- a CDS encoding MurR/RpiR family transcriptional regulator; translated protein: MKLLMQLSEMQHFTPNEQSIASYILSQRERMLHCNIQELAQVTYTSHSAINRLTRKLGITGYKEFIITLAREFQQSTQNGSNHVDANYPFGVGESTLQVAAEIADLMKETISKNAAILDDGLLTQTALLLNQADRIFIYALGDSQIRAKSFQNKLIKINKYAVIATELSEWAYHTVNVTSRDCAMFLTYHGKSLSYTKAAQHFKREGIPFVTITATTQSELAKWSTLCIQVANDEEKFAKIGTISSQIALEYVLNVLFSCIYNLDYAKNKQTATESLQKFALNDMMNDI
- a CDS encoding MaoC family dehydratase; the protein is MKFSEFVVGQRYETKSIKLSKTDIVEFAKIYDPQYMHLDEEKAKKGRFGSLIASGMQTMNISFKLWIEVGVYGEDVVAGTGMNHILFIKPVFPDDELRVVAEVIELLPRRRGNGVVTVQLTTYNQNHQKVFQAELSALIDN
- a CDS encoding glycoside hydrolase family 2 protein — its product is MTTKSYIKDYPRPQFVRKQWLDLNGEWDFSFDDKEEGVKERWYDQAQFPKGLTIQVPFTYETKASGIGDETFHPRVWYRKQVTIPAEAQGKRTILHFQGVDYHAKCWVNGTVAGEHEGAYAAFSFDITPYIHYGAENSIILEVEDSQSCAQPRGKQRWVDQNFECFYVQSTGIWKGVWIEFVHDTRIDSVKMTPDIDRHMIRLDFQLSGIEGKNHLRIETQIELKGQHVQTVSLSPDRPWATLEIDVRHEAGGPWKQLLWAPGSPNLYDIEFVMYEHEQEIDRVQSYFGMRKISIENGQIQLNNGPLYQRLILDQGYWPESHLTAPSEEALILDIDRITEMGYNGLRKHMKLEDPRFLYWCDVKGMLVWSEMASTFEFNDEAVTRFTKEWLEIVPQQYNHPSVITWVPFNESWGIPAIAHDVRQQQFTQTIYHLTKTIDPYRPVVTNDGWEHTISDILTLHDYVEAGEVFEQQYQDKERIVNNQISFNQWKYAYAEGHHYKGQPIIISEFGGIAFQSDKGWGYGNQVDSVEAFIARFRSITGAIKAVPYISGYCYTQLTDVQQEVNGLLNEERDPKVPLDVIRKINLS